The proteins below are encoded in one region of Pseudoduganella armeniaca:
- a CDS encoding sensor histidine kinase, whose translation MTRWLLPMRSFRARVALLAVVPAVIGIALLVVFSMLALAERRHAVIDKIQRSQLAGPALRDTHAHDWVALEQQLDASFSGFSDTVPERPRVLLLVQDGRGRDLYRSRHWPAGLDARLPTPYPAGCAGAAPARCAALPPGSPPLTDVVLGRDEWRIGAIGTVDATGTPRHLWLAVNWTLPQATMHATARHFYLAILPMFLLVGVTAWLLAGRAMRPVDHLTAAMVAVNANAQFEHVRPADEALEFAQLINVFNDMGDRVQRSFTHAIRFSGNAAHELKTPLTILQGELERCFDRATHDPVLEQSLTRMVDEVRGLDSIVRKLLLLSRADAGQLQLPMTPVDLRPLLDELVEDIAMLAPSGDVALVLPPEVLVRGDIELLGQVLRNLVSNALKYRVADGWIGLSAAREGDVWNIDVANASNGIPADQRERLFERFYRADQAHNRRIAGVGLGLALAREIAHAHKGSLVLLAPVPKRETFRLTLPAV comes from the coding sequence ATGACCCGCTGGCTGCTGCCCATGCGCTCGTTCCGGGCGCGCGTGGCGCTGTTGGCCGTGGTACCGGCGGTCATCGGTATCGCCTTGCTGGTCGTCTTCAGCATGCTGGCGCTGGCTGAGCGTCGTCACGCCGTGATCGACAAGATCCAGCGCAGCCAGCTGGCCGGTCCTGCCCTGCGCGATACGCACGCGCACGACTGGGTGGCGCTCGAACAGCAACTCGACGCCAGCTTCAGCGGTTTTTCGGACACCGTACCCGAGCGTCCGCGCGTCCTGCTGCTGGTCCAGGACGGACGCGGCCGCGACCTGTACCGCTCGCGCCACTGGCCGGCCGGGCTCGACGCCCGGCTGCCGACACCGTATCCGGCAGGCTGTGCCGGCGCGGCGCCCGCGCGCTGCGCGGCGCTGCCACCCGGCAGCCCACCCTTGACGGACGTGGTGCTCGGCCGTGACGAGTGGCGCATCGGCGCGATCGGCACCGTGGACGCGACCGGCACGCCGCGCCACCTGTGGCTGGCGGTGAACTGGACCCTGCCGCAGGCAACGATGCATGCCACGGCCAGGCACTTCTACCTGGCGATCCTGCCGATGTTCCTGCTGGTCGGCGTCACGGCATGGCTGCTGGCCGGCCGCGCCATGCGTCCGGTCGACCATTTGACGGCCGCGATGGTCGCGGTCAATGCCAACGCGCAGTTCGAACACGTGCGGCCCGCCGACGAAGCGCTGGAGTTCGCGCAGCTGATCAATGTCTTCAATGACATGGGCGACCGGGTGCAGCGCAGCTTCACCCATGCGATCCGTTTTTCGGGCAACGCGGCGCACGAGCTCAAGACGCCGCTGACAATCCTGCAGGGCGAACTCGAGCGCTGCTTCGACCGCGCCACACACGACCCGGTGCTTGAGCAAAGCCTGACGCGCATGGTCGACGAGGTGCGGGGGCTGGACAGCATTGTGCGCAAGTTGCTGCTGCTGTCGCGTGCTGATGCTGGGCAGTTGCAGTTGCCGATGACGCCGGTGGACCTGCGGCCCTTATTGGACGAGCTGGTGGAAGACATTGCCATGCTGGCGCCGAGCGGTGACGTTGCGCTGGTGCTGCCGCCGGAAGTGCTGGTGCGGGGCGATATCGAGTTGCTGGGACAAGTGTTGCGTAACTTGGTGAGCAACGCGCTCAAGTACAGGGTGGCGGATGGATGGATCGGCTTGTCGGCCGCGCGCGAAGGCGATGTCTGGAATATCGACGTGGCCAATGCGTCTAACGGTATTCCGGCCGACCAGCGCGAGCGGCTGTTCGAGCGATTCTATCGCGCCGACCAAGCGCACAACCGGCGCATTGCTGGCGTGGGCCTGGGCCTTGCGCTGGCTCGCGAAATCGCTCATGCGCATAAGGGTAGCCTGGTACTGCTCGCGCCGGTGCCTAAGCGGGAAACGTTTAGGTTGACGCTGCCGGCGGTGTAG
- a CDS encoding response regulator transcription factor, whose amino-acid sequence MNVLLVEDESKIANFVCAGLRENGFTVDHCEDGTRGYEYGTTREYDVILLDIMVPGRDGLSILKGIRRQGSNVPVILLTARNELDDRLEGLNLGADDYLAKPFFVEELVARIHALMRRVSGERQNMLTVGPLKLDRLTRVAQLGERSVELTSREFNLMEYLMRSPDRVYTRTQILEHVWGYDFEPQTNMVDVCIQRLRKKLELPANLSIDAVRGVGYRLKYCDA is encoded by the coding sequence ATGAACGTCCTGCTCGTCGAAGACGAATCCAAGATCGCCAACTTTGTCTGCGCCGGCTTGCGCGAGAACGGCTTTACTGTCGATCACTGCGAGGACGGCACGCGCGGCTACGAGTACGGCACCACCCGCGAATACGATGTCATCCTGCTCGACATCATGGTGCCTGGCCGCGATGGACTCTCTATCCTGAAAGGCATCCGGCGCCAGGGCAGCAACGTCCCCGTCATCCTGCTCACTGCCCGTAACGAACTGGACGACCGCCTGGAGGGCCTGAACCTGGGCGCCGACGATTACCTGGCCAAGCCGTTTTTTGTCGAGGAACTGGTGGCGCGCATCCATGCGCTGATGCGGCGCGTGAGTGGCGAACGCCAGAACATGCTGACGGTGGGGCCGCTCAAGCTCGACCGCCTCACCCGCGTGGCGCAACTGGGCGAGCGCTCGGTGGAGCTGACCTCGCGCGAATTCAACCTGATGGAATACCTGATGCGTTCGCCGGACCGCGTCTACACCCGCACCCAGATCCTAGAGCACGTGTGGGGCTATGATTTCGAGCCGCAGACCAATATGGTCGACGTCTGCATCCAGCGCCTGCGCAAGAAGCTCGAACTGCCCGCCAACCTGAGTATCGACGCGGTGCGCGGCGTCGGCTACCGGCTCAAGTACTGCGACGCATGA
- a CDS encoding phytanoyl-CoA dioxygenase family protein encodes MNAPFQQPHQPLRDAHNIWFWQTLNPDLTISERPLAHTPPPALSHDRALAGTVARLAADTVREGYFHAPPVIGQVEAARLAQVVQDLVQRGIPPVFCLVYDEFWRMFAGLDPLLRVLLGDGYRMMPTDIWAWHVAARDGATGWGPHRDLPRPDAVRANGLPRLLNVWLPLTDVSPDNACMYVLPAHLDPNFPQNVDGGEFSLRDWQNIRALPARAGSPLGWNTQVLHWGGRSSGRGSVPRISVGIYFHSADCDLHELNPDVARQGFTSLPFGPGLELPFAARLEAIAGAIYMYNRRIPGDFPTTWEDVFAFARQHRRAV; translated from the coding sequence ATGAACGCCCCCTTCCAACAGCCGCACCAGCCGCTGCGCGACGCGCACAATATCTGGTTCTGGCAAACCCTGAATCCCGACCTGACGATCAGCGAAAGGCCACTGGCGCACACGCCGCCGCCGGCCCTGTCGCACGACCGTGCCCTGGCCGGTACCGTGGCACGCCTGGCGGCCGATACCGTGCGCGAAGGCTATTTCCACGCCCCGCCCGTCATTGGCCAGGTCGAGGCGGCCCGGCTGGCGCAGGTGGTGCAGGACCTCGTACAACGTGGCATCCCACCCGTGTTCTGCCTGGTGTATGACGAATTCTGGCGCATGTTCGCCGGCCTCGATCCGCTGCTGCGCGTGCTGCTGGGCGACGGCTACCGCATGATGCCCACCGATATCTGGGCCTGGCACGTGGCCGCGCGCGACGGCGCCACCGGCTGGGGCCCGCACCGCGACCTGCCGCGTCCGGACGCAGTACGCGCCAACGGCCTGCCGCGCCTGCTCAACGTGTGGCTGCCGCTGACGGACGTGTCGCCGGACAATGCCTGCATGTATGTGCTGCCTGCGCACCTGGACCCCAATTTCCCGCAAAACGTGGACGGCGGCGAGTTCAGCCTGCGCGACTGGCAGAACATCCGCGCACTGCCCGCCCGCGCCGGCAGTCCGCTGGGCTGGAACACGCAGGTGCTGCACTGGGGTGGGCGCAGCAGCGGCCGCGGTTCGGTGCCGCGCATCAGCGTGGGCATCTATTTCCATAGCGCCGATTGCGACCTGCACGAACTGAATCCCGACGTGGCGCGGCAGGGTTTCACGTCGCTGCCGTTCGGGCCTGGGCTGGAGTTGCCCTTCGCGGCGCGGCTGGAGGCCATTGCGGGTGCCATCTATATGTACAACCGGCGCATCCCAGGGGACTTCCCGACCACATGGGAAGACGTGTTTGCGTTTGCGCGGCAGCATCGGCGCGCGGTTTGA
- a CDS encoding beta strand repeat-containing protein, which produces MGFGKWIKNTTRTVVKAVDKAVDKVGDAVKDLGNDLNDMGNAFSDLGQDVGNIAKKVAELGYAKKNLGNGDNGYTATALGGNVIHGEGGNDNITVNAGAYNAIYGDDGNDTITVHAGGYNRIDGGNGNDTIRIDLGIYNKIAGGAGDDNVSVAAGAAADVDLGAGNNSVTVNSASNQIGADDGNNVIVANAASNMIELGHGNNRVTAKGGSNQITTGNGADTIDAEGASNIINAGQGNNSVTTGGASNKITTGNGADTVVAKGASNVINTNGGDDNVTVKAASNVVDAGDGNNTLYAEGGNNKLNTGGGNDNVKAYGAANQINAGNGDNTVYVGAASNTINTGTGRDNITAYGGANVINAGAGDDKVFAAAGANVITAGNGSDNVVALGGANVMTGSDGNDTIIAGGGANVVGDDGGNNTVLLGGYLNVGYTGGANNKAAALGNTNALVSNQGGNLIAAVGMANVELANGSGNTLVAAGAGNLVATTVGGNTVVAAGGTNVVLTELGGMVKAAGTGLCKTVASVFSNKDAAKAVDAMTAKLTGAIASGSGNDKVLATGGTNVVYTGAGKDVVAAIGGANVILANGGDNVTTAIGGSNTIVNTAGNNVVTAVGGSNVIVTGLGDGVADVSAMLGKATGSTIVKQAATFIGNTLATGAGRDVVTAIGANNVAYTGSGDDVVTAIGNTNVAWTGTGNDVATAIGNNNVLWGDAGADTLTAAGRNNLVVSGNYAEVGATAVGLVDSLAAAASATDLVGKAGLAGAATAQNGTETMTVFGQNNILVGGSAKTVATVAGVNNLVVTGASDDVVTAVGSKTGVVVGAGNDVVTVIGKANAVSAGEGNNVITAIGKANVLEGGSGNDVITALSFGSVSTSVKLNGNVIVTGDGTNVATVVGTDNAIIGGSGKDTVVMVAYGGGQSKTTTTQPEGSDQTTTGTTKGDTQLNVAWTAGGNDTAVVYGSHNVLLTDSGDDFIVALNAGSKLSYASKTTQAVENGKDLTTSSSKLSIDTGMNFVHAGDGNDTAILAGTSTIGLGGNGNDLIVSSGQNNVAVGGEGNDVIIGLAEITVFNAVESLSENDYESAGDWVGAAMNANFIRSQYSSLKSGDLSKINLVGNVLLGGDGDDTVFATNAGSYVGGGNGNDKMIGLGWGLVDQILAGKTLNNAWTGIGSGFDAITKYVGRTLTADLAKSWDGIAGTIKTNVSNVTVDAGKLVDTLNGAGNSALAAATNAAGVASADFDFAGALKSALSSTQSGLNSAVNGIGSGVNYVADTDVSGAITDATQWLGSAVSTGSQATAGGLDWLGKQLGIDLHLSQFKGADMLVGGFIAYTLGYKYAGDNDLRGGAGSDTLYSGLGNDDLRGGSGTDTYVMSLGDGKDTIYEQAGGNDILKITGNRLFSNVTLSADKVKVNIDGGDLVINLVDGDTSYAKMTVQDYSHVNIAALDLVDASGSTVAHLAFSDLVAQAEHGADPYAMASVWTADRLATFSHLVTDAFAGDNATLVGVQTA; this is translated from the coding sequence ATGGGTTTTGGCAAGTGGATCAAGAATACGACACGCACGGTCGTCAAGGCTGTCGACAAGGCCGTCGACAAGGTGGGCGATGCCGTCAAGGATCTGGGCAACGACCTGAACGACATGGGCAATGCGTTCAGCGACCTGGGCCAGGATGTCGGCAACATCGCCAAGAAGGTCGCGGAGCTCGGCTATGCGAAGAAAAACCTCGGCAACGGCGACAACGGCTACACAGCCACGGCGCTGGGCGGCAACGTCATCCACGGCGAGGGCGGCAACGACAACATCACCGTCAACGCCGGCGCCTACAACGCGATCTACGGCGACGACGGCAACGACACCATCACCGTGCATGCGGGCGGCTACAACCGCATCGACGGCGGCAACGGCAACGATACCATCCGGATCGACCTGGGCATCTACAACAAGATCGCCGGCGGCGCGGGCGACGACAACGTGAGCGTGGCCGCGGGCGCGGCGGCGGACGTCGACCTGGGCGCGGGCAACAACAGCGTGACCGTGAACAGCGCCTCGAACCAGATCGGCGCCGACGACGGCAACAACGTCATCGTCGCCAACGCGGCATCGAACATGATCGAGCTGGGCCATGGCAACAACCGGGTGACGGCCAAGGGCGGTTCGAACCAGATCACGACCGGCAACGGCGCCGACACGATCGATGCCGAAGGCGCGTCGAACATCATCAATGCGGGCCAGGGTAACAACAGCGTGACCACGGGCGGTGCCAGCAACAAGATCACCACCGGCAACGGCGCCGACACCGTCGTGGCCAAGGGCGCGAGCAACGTCATCAATACCAATGGCGGTGACGACAACGTGACCGTCAAGGCGGCCAGCAACGTCGTCGACGCGGGCGACGGCAACAACACGCTGTACGCGGAAGGCGGCAACAACAAGCTGAACACCGGCGGCGGCAACGACAACGTCAAGGCCTACGGCGCGGCCAACCAGATCAACGCCGGCAACGGCGACAACACGGTCTACGTGGGCGCCGCCTCGAACACGATCAATACCGGCACTGGCCGCGACAACATTACCGCCTACGGTGGCGCCAACGTCATCAATGCCGGCGCCGGCGACGACAAGGTCTTCGCGGCAGCGGGCGCAAACGTGATCACCGCCGGCAACGGCAGCGACAACGTGGTTGCCCTGGGCGGCGCGAACGTCATGACCGGCAGCGACGGCAACGACACGATCATTGCCGGCGGCGGCGCCAACGTCGTCGGCGACGACGGCGGCAACAATACCGTCCTGCTGGGCGGCTACCTGAACGTGGGCTACACGGGCGGCGCCAACAACAAGGCGGCGGCGCTGGGCAATACGAACGCGCTGGTCAGCAACCAGGGCGGCAACCTGATCGCCGCGGTTGGCATGGCCAACGTGGAACTGGCCAACGGCAGCGGCAACACGCTGGTGGCGGCTGGCGCCGGCAACCTCGTCGCGACCACCGTCGGTGGCAATACCGTCGTGGCCGCGGGCGGCACCAACGTGGTGCTGACCGAACTGGGCGGCATGGTCAAGGCCGCCGGCACGGGCCTGTGCAAGACCGTGGCCTCGGTGTTCAGCAACAAGGACGCGGCCAAGGCCGTCGACGCCATGACCGCCAAGCTGACCGGCGCGATCGCCAGCGGCAGCGGCAACGACAAGGTGCTGGCCACGGGCGGCACCAACGTCGTGTACACGGGCGCCGGCAAGGACGTGGTGGCGGCCATCGGCGGCGCCAACGTCATCCTGGCCAACGGCGGCGACAACGTGACCACCGCCATCGGCGGCAGCAACACCATCGTCAACACGGCAGGCAATAACGTGGTGACGGCCGTGGGCGGCAGCAACGTGATCGTCACCGGCCTGGGCGACGGCGTGGCGGACGTGTCGGCCATGCTGGGCAAGGCCACGGGATCGACGATCGTCAAGCAAGCCGCGACCTTCATCGGCAACACGCTCGCCACCGGCGCCGGCCGTGACGTCGTGACCGCCATCGGCGCCAACAACGTGGCCTACACGGGCTCGGGCGACGACGTGGTGACGGCGATCGGCAACACCAACGTGGCCTGGACCGGCACCGGCAACGACGTCGCCACCGCGATCGGCAACAACAACGTGCTGTGGGGCGACGCGGGCGCCGATACCCTGACGGCCGCCGGCCGCAACAACCTGGTCGTGAGCGGCAACTACGCCGAAGTGGGCGCCACCGCGGTCGGCCTGGTCGATTCGCTGGCCGCCGCAGCCTCGGCCACCGACCTGGTCGGCAAGGCCGGCCTGGCCGGCGCCGCCACGGCGCAGAATGGCACGGAGACCATGACCGTCTTCGGCCAGAACAACATCCTGGTCGGCGGCAGCGCCAAGACGGTGGCCACCGTGGCCGGCGTGAACAACCTGGTCGTCACGGGTGCGTCGGACGACGTCGTCACCGCCGTCGGCAGCAAGACCGGCGTCGTGGTCGGCGCCGGCAACGACGTGGTGACCGTGATCGGCAAGGCCAATGCGGTCTCGGCTGGCGAAGGCAACAACGTCATCACCGCCATCGGCAAGGCCAACGTACTCGAAGGCGGCAGCGGCAACGACGTGATCACGGCGCTGTCGTTCGGCAGCGTCTCGACCAGCGTCAAGCTGAACGGCAACGTGATCGTCACGGGCGACGGCACCAACGTCGCGACGGTCGTCGGCACCGACAACGCCATCATCGGCGGCAGCGGCAAGGACACGGTGGTGATGGTGGCGTACGGCGGCGGGCAATCGAAGACCACCACCACCCAGCCCGAAGGCAGCGACCAGACCACGACCGGCACGACCAAGGGCGATACCCAGCTTAACGTAGCATGGACCGCGGGCGGCAACGATACCGCCGTCGTGTACGGTTCCCACAACGTGCTGCTGACCGACTCGGGCGACGACTTCATCGTCGCGCTCAACGCCGGCAGCAAGCTGTCCTATGCGAGCAAGACGACCCAGGCCGTTGAGAACGGCAAGGACCTGACCACGTCGAGCAGCAAGCTCAGCATCGACACCGGCATGAACTTCGTCCACGCCGGCGACGGCAATGACACCGCCATCCTGGCCGGTACCTCGACCATCGGCCTCGGCGGCAACGGCAACGACCTGATCGTGTCCAGCGGCCAGAACAACGTCGCCGTTGGTGGCGAGGGCAACGACGTGATCATCGGCCTGGCCGAGATCACGGTGTTCAACGCGGTGGAATCGCTGTCCGAGAACGACTACGAGTCCGCAGGCGACTGGGTTGGCGCGGCCATGAACGCCAACTTCATCCGTTCGCAGTATTCGTCCCTGAAGTCGGGCGACCTGAGCAAGATCAACCTGGTCGGCAACGTGCTGCTGGGCGGCGACGGCGACGATACCGTGTTCGCCACCAACGCCGGCAGCTACGTCGGCGGCGGCAACGGCAACGACAAGATGATCGGCCTGGGCTGGGGCCTGGTCGACCAGATCCTGGCCGGCAAGACGCTGAACAATGCCTGGACCGGCATCGGCAGTGGCTTCGATGCCATCACCAAGTACGTCGGCCGCACGCTGACGGCCGACCTGGCCAAGAGCTGGGACGGTATTGCCGGCACCATCAAGACCAATGTGTCGAACGTCACGGTCGATGCAGGCAAGCTGGTCGATACGCTGAACGGCGCCGGCAACAGCGCCCTGGCCGCCGCGACCAATGCGGCCGGCGTGGCCTCGGCCGATTTCGACTTCGCCGGCGCCCTGAAGTCGGCGCTGTCCTCGACCCAAAGCGGCCTGAACAGCGCAGTCAACGGCATCGGCAGCGGCGTCAACTACGTTGCCGACACGGATGTCTCCGGCGCCATCACGGACGCCACCCAATGGCTCGGCAGCGCAGTCAGCACCGGCAGCCAGGCCACGGCCGGCGGGCTCGACTGGCTGGGCAAGCAGCTCGGCATCGACCTTCACCTGTCCCAGTTCAAGGGGGCGGACATGCTGGTCGGCGGTTTCATCGCCTACACGCTGGGTTATAAATATGCGGGCGATAACGACCTGCGCGGTGGCGCTGGCAGCGATACGCTGTACAGCGGCCTGGGCAATGACGACCTGCGCGGCGGCAGCGGCACCGACACGTATGTGATGTCGCTCGGCGACGGCAAGGACACGATCTACGAGCAAGCCGGCGGCAACGACATCCTCAAGATCACAGGCAACCGCCTGTTCTCGAACGTGACGCTGAGCGCGGACAAGGTCAAGGTCAACATCGACGGCGGCGACCTGGTCATCAACCTGGTCGACGGCGACACGTCGTACGCGAAGATGACCGTGCAGGACTACAGCCATGTCAACATCGCCGCACTGGACCTGGTCGACGCCAGCGGCAGCACGGTCGCGCACCTGGCCTTCAGCGACCTCGTCGCCCAGGCCGAGCACGGCGCGGACCCGTACGCGATGGCATCGGTGTGGACGGCGGATCGGCTGGCCACGTTCTCGCACCTGGTGACCGACGCCTTCGCGGGAGACAATGCCACCCTCGTGGGCGTGCAAACGGCTTGA